In one window of Desulforhabdus amnigena DNA:
- a CDS encoding efflux RND transporter periplasmic adaptor subunit, whose amino-acid sequence MTNRIRHEFSTSLAAWAWLISLVLLVAACSSQENKYVPPPPPEVNVTRPIQKAVTEYLDLTGNLQAYEKVDLVARVEGFLKSIEFKDGDVVDKGQLLFVIEPQPYEARVQLAQANVEQQKATMDRAQQEYARQLRLIKQNATSQSEVEKWQSESDAAKAALNQAQANLKLAQINLGYTRITAPFKGRIGRRLEDPGNLVGSGSPTKLATLYRLDPIYAYFTLNERDLARLLAQTWQAGEPNRRDKPVPVFLSIEGEKGYPYEGYIDFASTEVDQTTGTLLLRGVFPNPVMNNVPALLPGMYAAVRIPVAVDKKALLIPEVALGINQGRHYVLVVNNENVVEQRTVQLGRQVDDLRVIEEGLKKEERVVVYGAQRARPGAKVTPVESSNEKQTEKKEDAS is encoded by the coding sequence CCTCCTCCTCCCCCGGAGGTCAATGTCACCCGGCCAATTCAGAAAGCCGTCACCGAATATCTGGATCTCACGGGAAATCTTCAGGCCTACGAGAAAGTCGACCTGGTGGCGCGGGTAGAAGGCTTTCTCAAGAGCATCGAATTCAAAGACGGAGACGTGGTGGACAAAGGGCAGTTGCTCTTCGTGATCGAACCGCAACCGTATGAAGCCAGAGTACAACTGGCCCAGGCCAACGTGGAACAACAAAAGGCCACCATGGACCGCGCCCAACAGGAATACGCCCGTCAGCTTCGCCTCATCAAACAGAACGCCACTTCCCAGTCGGAAGTGGAAAAATGGCAGTCGGAAAGCGATGCGGCCAAGGCAGCGCTCAACCAGGCCCAGGCCAACCTCAAACTGGCGCAGATCAATCTCGGCTACACAAGAATCACCGCACCCTTTAAGGGACGTATCGGCAGACGATTGGAAGACCCCGGAAACTTGGTCGGCTCGGGAAGTCCCACGAAACTTGCCACCCTATACCGGCTCGATCCCATTTACGCCTATTTTACTCTGAACGAACGCGACCTGGCCCGCTTGCTGGCTCAAACCTGGCAGGCCGGCGAACCCAACCGCAGGGACAAGCCCGTTCCCGTTTTCCTCAGTATTGAAGGGGAAAAAGGCTATCCGTACGAAGGATACATCGATTTCGCCTCCACTGAAGTTGACCAGACCACCGGCACGCTCCTTCTGCGTGGAGTATTTCCCAATCCTGTCATGAACAATGTCCCTGCTCTTCTGCCGGGCATGTATGCCGCAGTGCGAATACCCGTGGCCGTAGATAAGAAAGCCCTTCTGATACCGGAGGTGGCGCTTGGCATCAATCAGGGAAGACACTACGTGCTGGTGGTGAACAATGAAAATGTCGTGGAGCAGCGCACCGTCCAGTTGGGGCGCCAGGTAGATGATTTGCGGGTGATTGAAGAGGGTCTCAAAAAAGAGGAACGAGTGGTGGTTTACGGCGCCCAGAGAGCGCGGCCCGGGGCCAAGGTGACGCCTGTGGAATCCAGCAACGAAAAGCAGACGGAAAAGAAAGAGGATGCCTCTTAA